One genomic segment of Clostridiales bacterium includes these proteins:
- a CDS encoding phosphoglycerate kinase — MNKLTVKDVDVFNKRVLVRADFNVPQDENGNITDENRIIGALPTIKYLIENQAKIVLCSHLGRPKDGFDPKFSLAPVARRLNELLGGVVTLAKDVIGEDAKAKAAALKPGEVLLLENVRFHKEETKNDPEFAKKLAEFGEVFVNDAFGTAHRAHASTAGVCDYIKVCVAGFLIAKELEIMGGALENPKRPFVAILGGAKVSDKIGVINNLLEKVDSLLIGGAMAYTFALAKGGKVGDSKVEPDKVDLAKELLQKAQDKGVQLLLPVDNVAADEFSADANTQIADSLNIPDGWQGLDIGPKTCEKFAEVIKGAKTVIWNGPMGVFEFEKFAAGTRAVAQALADADAVTIIGGGDSAAAIEQLGFADKVTHISTGGGASLEFLEGLELPGIARLNDK; from the coding sequence ATGAATAAATTAACGGTCAAAGATGTGGATGTTTTTAACAAGCGGGTTTTGGTAAGGGCCGATTTTAACGTCCCGCAAGACGAAAACGGAAATATCACGGACGAGAACAGGATTATAGGCGCGCTTCCTACCATAAAATACCTTATTGAAAACCAAGCCAAGATTGTTTTGTGTTCGCATTTGGGCAGGCCCAAAGACGGCTTTGATCCCAAGTTTTCGCTTGCGCCCGTCGCCAGAAGGCTTAACGAGCTTTTGGGCGGGGTTGTGACTTTGGCTAAGGACGTTATAGGCGAAGACGCCAAGGCAAAAGCCGCCGCGCTAAAACCCGGCGAGGTTTTGCTGCTTGAGAATGTCCGATTCCACAAAGAAGAGACCAAAAACGACCCTGAATTCGCCAAAAAGCTGGCCGAGTTTGGCGAAGTGTTTGTCAATGACGCGTTTGGCACGGCGCACAGGGCCCACGCTTCCACGGCGGGCGTTTGCGATTATATTAAAGTTTGCGTCGCCGGGTTTTTGATCGCCAAAGAGCTTGAGATAATGGGCGGGGCTTTGGAAAACCCCAAGCGTCCTTTTGTGGCGATTTTGGGCGGGGCTAAAGTCAGCGACAAAATCGGCGTCATTAACAATCTATTGGAAAAAGTTGACAGCCTTTTGATAGGCGGCGCTATGGCTTACACATTCGCGCTCGCCAAGGGCGGCAAGGTAGGCGATTCCAAGGTAGAGCCCGACAAGGTGGACCTTGCCAAAGAATTGCTCCAAAAGGCCCAAGACAAAGGCGTCCAGTTATTATTGCCCGTTGACAATGTGGCGGCGGACGAGTTCAGCGCGGACGCCAATACCCAGATAGCGGACAGCCTTAACATTCCGGACGGATGGCAAGGCCTGGATATAGGGCCTAAGACTTGCGAAAAGTTCGCCGAGGTCATCAAGGGAGCTAAGACTGTTATTTGGAACGGGCCTATGGGCGTGTTTGAATTTGAGAAGTTTGCCGCGGGCACCAGAGCGGTCGCCCAGGCTTTGGCGGATGCGGACGCGGTGACCATTATAGGCGGCGGCGACAGCGCGGCGGCCATAGAGCAATTAGGCTTTGCGGATAAGGTTACGCATATTTCCACGGGCGGCGGGGCTTCTTTGGAGTTTTTGGAAGGACTTGAGCTACCCGGCATCGCAAGGCTAAACGACAAATAA